The Haemorhous mexicanus isolate bHaeMex1 chromosome 8, bHaeMex1.pri, whole genome shotgun sequence genome includes a window with the following:
- the RPL37A gene encoding large ribosomal subunit protein eL43, with protein MAKRTKKVGIVGKYGTRYGASLRKMVKKIEISQHAKYTCSFCGKTKMKRKAVGIWHCGSCMKTVAGGAWTYNTTSAVTVKSAIRRLKELKDQ; from the exons ATG GCCAAGCGCACCAAGAAGGTCGGGATCGTGGGTAAATATGGGACCCGTTACGGTGCATCCCTTAGGAAAATGGTGAAGAAAATTGAAATCAGCCAGCATGCCAAGTATACCTGCTCCTTCTGCGGCAAG ACCAAAATGAAGAGGAAGGCTGTGGGTATCTGGCACTGCGGGTCCTGCATGAAGACAGTTGCTGGTGGTGCCTGGACTTACAA TACCACCTCTGCAGTGACAGTCAAATCTGCCATCAGAAGACTGAAGGAACTGAAAGACCAGTAG